One region of Niallia sp. Man26 genomic DNA includes:
- a CDS encoding AI-2E family transporter encodes MELVNKLIANKSAKRIVIFGLLILGIYFLRSMINLMLFTFILSFLMDRLEKIISKKIPIKRNIIVSLLYLITISLLSYGFIKYLPMLIEEITALVRQLMDFYSQPHDNAVLNYIVKAIQARDIDSYLEQGLGVIVVYFTTISHFSIQFLLAIILSFFFLLEKPRLLKYKENFKTSKIAAFYNEIAFFGKKFVLTFGKVLEAQFIIALVNCILTTIGLWILGFPQLLGLSIMVFLFGLIPVAGVVISLIPLLTIGYTIGGYMYIIILIVFICIIHALEAYVLNPKLMSSKTDLPVFFTFIVLIFSEHFFGVWGLILGIPVFVFLLDILQVQSIHTEEE; translated from the coding sequence ATGGAGTTAGTAAACAAATTAATAGCAAATAAAAGCGCAAAGCGCATCGTCATTTTCGGGTTGCTTATTTTAGGGATTTACTTTTTAAGAAGCATGATCAATTTGATGCTTTTCACCTTTATCCTTTCATTTCTAATGGATAGGCTGGAAAAAATCATCTCCAAAAAAATACCGATTAAACGAAACATCATTGTTAGCCTGCTTTACCTCATAACAATCAGCTTACTATCTTACGGCTTCATTAAGTATTTGCCGATGCTTATCGAAGAAATTACAGCGTTGGTCAGACAGCTGATGGATTTCTATTCCCAGCCTCACGATAATGCCGTCTTGAATTATATTGTAAAGGCAATTCAAGCTAGGGATATTGACAGTTATTTAGAACAAGGACTTGGGGTTATCGTCGTTTACTTTACGACAATCAGCCATTTCAGCATTCAGTTTTTGCTCGCGATTATTTTAAGCTTTTTCTTTCTGCTGGAAAAACCAAGACTTCTTAAGTACAAAGAAAACTTTAAAACAAGCAAAATTGCTGCTTTTTACAACGAAATAGCTTTCTTCGGAAAGAAGTTCGTACTGACTTTCGGAAAAGTTTTGGAAGCACAATTCATTATTGCATTAGTTAATTGTATTTTAACAACAATCGGTTTATGGATTTTAGGATTCCCGCAATTGCTCGGTCTGTCGATTATGGTCTTCCTTTTCGGTTTGATACCAGTTGCAGGGGTTGTCATATCTCTCATTCCACTTTTGACAATAGGTTATACGATTGGCGGTTATATGTATATCATTATCCTCATCGTTTTCATTTGCATCATTCATGCATTAGAGGCCTATGTTCTGAATCCTAAACTAATGTCTTCTAAAACAGACTTGCCTGTATTCTTTACATTTATTGTCTTGATTTTCTCAGAGCACTTCTTCGGAGTCTGGGGATTAATTCTTGGTATACCGGTATTTGTCTTCCTGCTCGATATCCTTCAAGTGCAAAGCATTCATACGGAGGAAGAATAA
- a CDS encoding cation:proton antiporter — protein sequence MDHLVFEVGTALLLVALAAILAGKLKFSIIPFLIIVGMLVGPHAPHFGIIDLRFIESAEIINFMGRIGVLFLLFYLGLEFSVGKLIKSGRSIVTAGTIYIVINFSLGLLYGFLNGYDLIEVLIISGIITISSSAIVAKVLVDLRRTGNAETELILGIIMFEDIFLAVYLSVISGLVMGDSTSIGGTLISIGTALGYMLLFFIIARKGAPLLNKLLDISSNEIFIIVIFAALFFVAGFSETIHVAEAIGALLLGLVFSETEHSHRIEQLVVPFRDFFGAIFFFSFGLTIDPFELGGAVWFTLGAVILTIFGNFIAGMIAGRRTGLSHKASANIGLTIVSRGEFSIIVANLGIAGGLMPMLKPFSALYVLILAILGPLLTKESTKIFNLLNKIFKWKKVDTKKKKTSQIS from the coding sequence ATGGATCACTTAGTTTTTGAAGTTGGTACCGCACTGCTTCTAGTTGCCCTTGCAGCCATATTGGCAGGCAAATTGAAGTTCTCCATTATCCCATTTTTAATCATTGTCGGCATGCTGGTTGGTCCCCATGCACCCCACTTCGGAATAATTGACCTGAGATTCATTGAAAGTGCCGAAATCATTAACTTCATGGGCAGAATCGGAGTTTTATTCCTCTTGTTCTATTTAGGGCTGGAATTCTCCGTTGGCAAGCTGATTAAATCAGGTCGCTCTATTGTCACTGCCGGCACGATATATATAGTAATCAACTTCTCATTAGGTCTTTTATACGGATTCTTGAATGGTTATGACCTAATCGAGGTACTAATCATTTCAGGTATTATCACTATTTCCTCTAGCGCAATAGTCGCAAAGGTTCTTGTCGATTTGCGCAGAACAGGTAATGCAGAGACAGAGCTTATCTTAGGAATAATCATGTTCGAGGATATTTTCCTTGCTGTTTATTTATCTGTCATTTCCGGACTCGTTATGGGCGACTCCACATCAATTGGTGGAACGCTGATCAGCATCGGAACTGCTCTAGGATATATGCTGCTATTTTTCATTATCGCTCGCAAAGGCGCACCTTTATTAAATAAGTTGCTTGATATTTCCTCAAACGAAATCTTTATCATCGTTATCTTTGCAGCACTATTTTTTGTTGCTGGCTTCTCAGAAACAATTCACGTTGCAGAAGCAATTGGCGCATTGCTATTAGGGCTTGTTTTCTCTGAAACAGAACACAGCCACCGCATAGAACAACTTGTTGTTCCGTTCCGCGACTTTTTTGGAGCTATCTTCTTCTTTAGCTTCGGTTTGACAATCGATCCATTCGAATTAGGCGGTGCAGTCTGGTTTACTCTTGGTGCTGTCATCCTGACTATTTTCGGAAACTTCATTGCAGGTATGATTGCCGGACGAAGAACAGGTTTGTCCCACAAAGCATCAGCCAATATCGGCTTAACAATTGTTTCCCGCGGTGAATTCTCCATCATCGTCGCTAACTTAGGCATTGCCGGCGGTCTTATGCCAATGCTGAAGCCATTCTCTGCTCTTTACGTGTTAATACTTGCCATTTTAGGTCCTTTGCTCACAAAGGAATCAACGAAAATATTCAATTTACTGAACAAAATTTTCAAATGGAAAAAAGTTGACACAAAAAAGAAAAAAACCAGTCAAATATCGTAA
- a CDS encoding cation:proton antiporter regulatory subunit, whose amino-acid sequence MNIRETELPGIGKKFELVTKNNDKVVIVIHDDGRREVYHFDDDDHEESISSVTFNDLESRQIAGILGGLAYKPKALETIEMAFNDLIIEWYKVERESRAANHTIGDMDIRNNYNVNVIAIMKKGADKMLSPGPETLVEAGDTLVISGERQHLKRLILEQLTKSTGGDT is encoded by the coding sequence ATGAATATCAGAGAGACTGAACTCCCTGGCATTGGAAAAAAATTCGAACTAGTAACCAAAAATAACGATAAGGTAGTTATCGTCATTCACGATGACGGCAGACGAGAGGTTTATCATTTTGATGATGACGATCATGAGGAAAGCATTTCTAGCGTGACATTCAACGATTTAGAGTCGAGGCAAATCGCCGGTATATTAGGTGGTTTAGCATACAAACCTAAAGCGCTTGAAACGATTGAGATGGCATTTAACGACCTCATTATTGAATGGTATAAAGTAGAGCGTGAATCGAGAGCTGCTAATCATACAATCGGAGATATGGATATCCGCAACAATTACAATGTAAATGTTATCGCTATCATGAAAAAAGGAGCAGATAAGATGTTAAGCCCTGGACCTGAAACATTAGTTGAGGCAGGCGATACACTTGTCATTTCCGGTGAAAGACAGCATTTAAAAAGATTAATACTTGAGCAACTGACAAAAAGCACTGGAGGTGACACTTAA
- a CDS encoding tyrosine-type recombinase/integrase → MEVVEAIKDLKQINSMKRYLKKQSERDYLLFLLGINTGLTITELLDIRISDLLEEAGIRDFYTIKKDDLRDERKVYLNQKVKKEILHYIQVSQLPPESYLFQSKKSKNHLSRQQAYRIIHQAAEALGIGSNIGTNSMRKTFGYHAYKRGVAISLLQRHFNHSTKQETYKFLGINKEEVTTPRIDVNL, encoded by the coding sequence ATGGAAGTTGTAGAGGCAATAAAGGACTTAAAGCAAATAAACAGTATGAAACGCTATTTAAAGAAGCAGTCTGAACGGGACTACTTGCTGTTTTTGCTTGGCATCAATACTGGTTTGACGATTACGGAGCTACTGGATATCCGCATCTCTGATCTTCTCGAAGAGGCAGGTATTCGCGATTTCTACACAATTAAAAAGGATGATCTTCGGGATGAGCGCAAGGTTTATTTGAACCAAAAGGTTAAAAAGGAAATTCTTCACTATATCCAAGTGAGCCAGCTTCCACCGGAAAGCTATTTATTCCAATCGAAGAAATCCAAAAATCATTTAAGCAGACAGCAGGCATACCGGATTATTCATCAGGCTGCAGAAGCTTTAGGCATCGGCTCCAATATCGGTACTAACTCGATGCGAAAGACCTTTGGTTATCATGCTTACAAGCGAGGTGTTGCCATTTCGTTATTGCAGAGGCACTTTAACCATTCTACAAAACAAGAGACATACAAGTTCCTTGGGATTAACAAAGAAGAGGTAACCACTCCTCGCATTGATGTAAACCTATAA
- a CDS encoding hemolysin family protein has protein sequence MEIFNLILFAILIAFTGFFVATEFAIVKVRGSRIDQLVAEGRKGALAAKRVTTHLDEYLSACQLGITVTALGLGWIGEPTVEAILHPVFEKLHISGSLSTILSFGIAFISVTFIHVVVGELAPKTVAIQKAETITLLFAPPIIWFYRLLYPFIWLLNGSARVLTGMFGLKPASEHELAHSEEELRILMSESYKSGEINKNELKYVNNIFEFDERIAKEIMVPRTEMVTISVDNTFDEIMDILEEENYTRYPLVNGDKDNVIGLINIREFLTARIQEKEQMDLEKYMKPIIRVIETIPIRDLLIKMQKERTHMAILLDEYGGTSGIVTAEDILEEIVGDIRDEFDEDEVAEIRKLKENHYILSGKVLISEVNDLLGIHLSEEEVDTIGGWFLTNNFEAVEGDEIEEEGFIFKLKSIEEHHIHFIEVFKSAFEKETI, from the coding sequence TTGGAAATTTTTAATTTAATTTTATTCGCAATACTTATAGCTTTTACAGGATTTTTTGTTGCAACGGAGTTTGCGATCGTCAAAGTAAGAGGATCGAGGATAGATCAACTGGTTGCGGAAGGAAGAAAAGGAGCTTTAGCGGCGAAAAGGGTAACTACTCATCTGGATGAATACTTATCTGCGTGTCAGCTTGGTATTACAGTTACAGCGCTCGGATTAGGGTGGATTGGTGAGCCGACGGTGGAAGCAATCCTTCATCCGGTATTCGAAAAGCTTCATATATCTGGATCACTTTCGACAATCCTGTCTTTTGGGATAGCCTTTATATCTGTAACCTTTATACATGTTGTAGTTGGGGAGCTTGCTCCGAAAACAGTTGCTATCCAAAAAGCAGAAACGATTACCTTGCTTTTTGCTCCGCCAATTATTTGGTTCTACAGACTTCTGTACCCGTTTATTTGGCTTTTGAACGGATCTGCCCGTGTCTTGACTGGAATGTTTGGCCTAAAGCCTGCCTCAGAGCATGAGCTAGCCCATTCGGAGGAAGAACTCCGCATTTTAATGTCTGAAAGTTATAAGAGCGGTGAAATAAATAAAAATGAATTAAAATACGTGAACAATATTTTTGAATTCGATGAAAGAATAGCGAAGGAAATTATGGTTCCCCGTACAGAAATGGTCACAATCAGTGTAGACAATACTTTTGATGAAATCATGGACATTCTGGAAGAGGAAAACTATACTCGTTATCCATTAGTGAATGGTGATAAAGACAATGTTATTGGTCTAATCAACATTAGAGAATTCTTGACGGCAAGGATCCAAGAGAAGGAACAGATGGACCTGGAGAAATACATGAAGCCGATTATCCGCGTTATTGAGACAATACCTATTCGCGATTTGCTTATTAAAATGCAGAAGGAAAGAACCCATATGGCAATTTTGTTAGATGAATATGGCGGTACTTCTGGTATTGTTACAGCAGAGGATATATTAGAAGAAATCGTTGGTGATATCCGCGATGAGTTCGATGAAGATGAAGTTGCAGAAATTCGCAAGCTGAAAGAAAATCACTATATCTTAAGCGGTAAAGTACTAATCAGTGAAGTTAATGACCTGCTTGGCATTCATCTGTCAGAAGAAGAAGTTGATACAATTGGCGGCTGGTTCTTGACAAATAATTTTGAAGCGGTCGAAGGTGATGAAATTGAGGAAGAAGGTTTTATCTTCAAGCTGAAAAGTATTGAGGAACATCATATTCATTTCATTGAAGTATTTAAATCTGCTTTTGAAAAAGAAACAATTTAA
- a CDS encoding PTS mannitol transporter subunit IICB — protein sequence MSNENNKGFRVKIQRFGSHLSGMVMPNIGAFIAWGIITALFIPKGYFPNEDLAKLVDPMITYLLPLLIGYTGGKMVYDVRGGVVGAIATMGVIVGSDIPMFLGAMVMGPLGGYLIKKVDDLFRGKVKAGFEMLVNNFSAGILGAIITILAFKFVGPVVEAISQMLSNGVEFIVDVNLLPLASIIIEPAKVLFLNNAINQGILGPIGVDQAKEVGKSILFLLEANPGPGLGVLLAYSIFGKGTSRQTAPGAAIIHFLGGIHEIYFPYILMKPAMLLAVIGGGMSGVFTFTLFNAGLVATPSPGSIIAIMALSPKGEHLGVLAGVIVATVVSFVIGAIVLKTSKGEAEDINAAADKMQELKGKKSTVAGAVTGAATGADASVEAAEATNKAADFDYHSVKKIIFACDAGMGSSAMGASIMRNKVKKAGIEGVDVTNTSIANLPSDADLVITHKDLTDRAVAKLPDAHHVSVENFMNSPKYDEIINNLK from the coding sequence ATGTCTAACGAAAATAATAAAGGTTTTCGCGTTAAAATACAGCGTTTCGGAAGTCACTTGAGCGGAATGGTAATGCCGAATATCGGCGCATTTATCGCTTGGGGAATCATCACAGCACTTTTTATACCTAAAGGATATTTTCCTAATGAAGATTTGGCAAAATTAGTTGATCCTATGATTACGTACTTGCTGCCATTATTAATCGGTTATACTGGCGGTAAAATGGTATATGATGTCCGCGGGGGCGTTGTCGGTGCAATTGCAACGATGGGGGTTATCGTCGGTTCAGATATACCGATGTTCCTTGGGGCAATGGTTATGGGTCCTCTTGGCGGATATTTAATCAAAAAGGTTGACGATCTGTTCAGAGGTAAAGTAAAAGCAGGCTTTGAAATGTTAGTAAACAACTTCTCAGCAGGTATTCTAGGAGCAATTATTACTATTCTTGCATTTAAGTTTGTAGGACCTGTTGTTGAAGCGATCAGCCAAATGCTTTCAAACGGAGTGGAGTTCATCGTTGATGTTAATCTACTTCCACTTGCGAGCATTATTATTGAACCAGCTAAAGTATTGTTCTTGAACAATGCAATCAACCAAGGTATTCTTGGACCAATCGGTGTAGACCAAGCAAAAGAAGTAGGGAAATCAATCCTATTCTTATTAGAAGCAAACCCAGGACCAGGTCTTGGTGTCTTGTTGGCTTATAGCATTTTCGGTAAAGGCACATCTAGACAAACTGCACCAGGTGCAGCTATTATCCACTTCTTAGGTGGTATTCATGAGATTTACTTCCCTTACATCCTGATGAAGCCTGCAATGCTATTGGCAGTTATCGGTGGAGGAATGAGTGGTGTGTTCACATTCACATTATTCAATGCAGGACTTGTAGCAACACCATCACCAGGAAGCATTATTGCCATTATGGCATTGTCTCCAAAAGGTGAGCATTTAGGAGTATTAGCTGGTGTAATCGTTGCAACCGTTGTTTCCTTTGTAATCGGTGCAATCGTATTGAAAACAAGCAAAGGCGAAGCAGAAGACATCAACGCTGCTGCTGATAAAATGCAAGAGCTTAAAGGTAAAAAGAGCACTGTTGCCGGTGCAGTTACTGGTGCAGCTACTGGTGCTGATGCTTCTGTTGAAGCTGCTGAAGCAACAAACAAAGCTGCAGACTTCGATTACCACAGTGTTAAGAAAATCATCTTTGCTTGTGATGCAGGAATGGGTTCAAGTGCAATGGGTGCTTCTATCATGCGTAATAAAGTGAAAAAAGCAGGCATTGAAGGTGTGGATGTAACAAATACATCGATTGCCAACCTTCCAAGTGATGCAGATCTTGTTATCACACATAAAGATTTAACAGATCGTGCAGTTGCGAAGCTTCCAGATGCACACCATGTGTCTGTAGAAAACTTTATGAACAGCCCTAAATATGATGAGATTATCAATAACTTGAAATAA
- a CDS encoding transcription antiterminator, giving the protein MVISARERLILQFLLEDMKEDVTIKQLADIVNVSERTIHRDLKNIEDVLQAFHLKLQKKAGVGVKVIGTQGDIYQLRVTILKQDFTEYTPDERLIVALCTLLDNKEPVKLFSLANDMGVTTATVSHDLDKLEPIIKEYDLRLVRKRGYGIELEGSEDAKRKAITSLISERFDVPEFLKMVRDNIQKKSTNKIDSISERLLGLVHKEKIILIEGIIEDINEELPYSLADSSYVGLVVHIALAMERIQRGENITLQEDYLSELKITKEFEFARKIAMRLERTFEVAIPDEEIGYITMHLRGAKIRYDKDIGIKDENIEVAVIVQSLIKNVENLLHTRLLDETLSQGLLAHLKPALYRLKQKMRISNPLLSDIKLDYHDLFKVVKKAAELTLPKLHIPDEEIGYLVLHFGAALNSKQLTTKLRVLIICSSGIGTSKMLATKIGNEIPGLSEIKTASVFELKNITLDDYDAILSTIPIEEINRDYFVVSPILTNQELEIVKNYLQEKGGQLTESADPAVDGMEILSLSFEHFDQLGKQVTVLANLLKSFEVWEAATNADLSRLLQDGLEKLKQKDSITDASEVLQSLQAREKIGGLAIPDTTLALYHTRSNSVAFPSFNIINTTNAFELKAMNGGSEKVTRILLLLAPFDLASSTLELLSFISSLIIQSQTSIRMFEKGSKEELAHFISNQYLKNYIHTNQEATKCLY; this is encoded by the coding sequence ATGGTTATTTCTGCGAGAGAAAGACTGATTCTGCAATTTTTGCTTGAAGATATGAAAGAGGATGTCACCATTAAGCAGCTTGCTGACATTGTAAATGTGAGTGAGCGGACAATCCATCGCGACCTGAAGAATATTGAAGATGTTCTGCAGGCATTTCATTTGAAGTTGCAGAAAAAAGCAGGAGTGGGAGTAAAGGTAATCGGTACACAAGGTGATATTTATCAATTAAGGGTCACCATCCTAAAGCAGGATTTTACAGAATATACCCCAGATGAAAGGCTTATCGTCGCATTATGTACACTGTTAGACAATAAGGAGCCTGTGAAACTCTTTTCCCTTGCAAATGATATGGGTGTGACTACGGCAACGGTCAGTCATGACTTGGATAAGCTGGAGCCGATCATAAAAGAATACGACTTGCGGCTTGTGCGCAAACGAGGCTATGGAATCGAGCTGGAGGGTTCTGAAGATGCAAAAAGAAAGGCGATAACAAGTCTGATTTCAGAAAGATTTGATGTGCCGGAATTTTTGAAGATGGTCAGAGACAATATCCAAAAGAAATCCACCAACAAAATAGATTCCATTTCAGAACGGCTGTTAGGTCTCGTTCATAAGGAAAAGATTATCCTGATTGAGGGAATCATTGAAGATATTAATGAAGAGCTTCCTTACAGCCTGGCAGACAGTTCGTATGTAGGGCTGGTTGTCCATATTGCATTGGCGATGGAGCGTATCCAGCGGGGAGAAAATATCACTCTTCAGGAAGATTACTTAAGCGAGTTAAAGATAACAAAAGAGTTTGAATTCGCTCGTAAAATCGCCATGCGTCTGGAGCGGACCTTTGAGGTTGCAATACCAGATGAAGAAATTGGCTATATAACCATGCATTTGCGGGGAGCGAAAATTCGCTATGACAAGGATATAGGGATAAAGGATGAAAACATTGAGGTCGCTGTCATTGTACAGAGCTTAATAAAAAATGTGGAAAATTTGCTTCATACAAGATTATTAGATGAAACCTTATCTCAAGGGCTTTTAGCGCATCTCAAGCCAGCTTTATACAGGCTTAAACAAAAAATGAGAATTTCCAACCCGCTGCTAAGCGATATAAAATTGGACTATCATGACCTGTTTAAAGTTGTAAAAAAAGCAGCAGAATTAACATTACCTAAACTGCATATTCCAGATGAGGAAATTGGTTATTTAGTTCTTCATTTTGGGGCAGCGTTGAATTCCAAGCAGCTTACGACTAAATTAAGGGTTTTAATTATTTGTTCAAGTGGAATTGGTACATCAAAAATGCTTGCCACCAAAATCGGCAATGAAATACCAGGGCTGTCTGAAATAAAAACAGCATCTGTGTTTGAATTGAAAAACATTACCCTTGATGATTATGATGCCATTCTTTCTACTATCCCGATTGAGGAAATCAACAGAGATTATTTTGTGGTAAGTCCGATTTTAACGAATCAGGAACTCGAGATTGTCAAAAACTACTTACAGGAAAAAGGTGGACAATTAACAGAATCAGCTGATCCAGCTGTTGATGGGATGGAGATATTATCCTTAAGCTTTGAGCATTTTGATCAGTTAGGAAAGCAAGTCACAGTTCTTGCCAATCTGCTCAAAAGTTTCGAAGTGTGGGAAGCAGCTACTAATGCTGATTTATCTAGGTTATTACAAGATGGGCTGGAAAAGCTTAAGCAAAAAGATTCTATCACAGATGCTTCAGAAGTGTTACAGTCACTCCAGGCAAGAGAAAAGATAGGAGGCTTAGCCATTCCAGATACAACACTTGCTCTTTATCATACAAGAAGCAATTCAGTGGCGTTTCCATCTTTTAATATAATAAATACAACAAATGCTTTTGAATTAAAGGCGATGAATGGCGGAAGCGAAAAAGTTACAAGGATTTTGCTGCTCTTAGCACCATTCGATCTTGCTTCGTCCACTTTAGAATTGCTGAGCTTTATCAGTTCCCTTATAATCCAGTCGCAAACAAGCATCAGGATGTTTGAAAAGGGGTCAAAAGAAGAGTTGGCACATTTCATAAGCAACCAATACTTAAAAAACTATATTCATACAAATCAGGAGGCAACAAAATGTCTATATTAA
- a CDS encoding PTS sugar transporter subunit IIA, with the protein MSILKKENIILNSNVSEKTEAIKLAGQILVDQGYVSADYIPAMLQREEMSSTYMGNFLAIPHGTDEAKAAVLQSGLSVVQVPNGVDFGDGNIVKLLVGIAGKDGEHLEILSQIAIVCSEEENVEKLVQAKSEEEIISILSEVN; encoded by the coding sequence ATGTCTATATTAAAAAAAGAAAACATCATCTTAAACAGCAATGTATCTGAAAAAACGGAAGCTATTAAATTAGCTGGTCAAATCTTGGTAGATCAAGGCTATGTATCAGCAGATTATATTCCAGCGATGCTTCAAAGAGAAGAGATGTCGTCCACTTACATGGGGAACTTCCTAGCAATCCCTCACGGTACAGATGAAGCGAAAGCAGCTGTTCTTCAATCAGGTCTTTCTGTAGTGCAAGTCCCAAATGGTGTAGATTTTGGTGACGGCAATATTGTTAAATTGCTTGTTGGTATTGCAGGAAAAGATGGAGAGCATTTGGAAATCCTTTCTCAAATCGCTATCGTATGTTCTGAAGAAGAAAATGTAGAAAAGCTTGTACAAGCAAAATCAGAAGAGGAAATCATTTCAATTCTAAGCGAGGTTAACTAA
- a CDS encoding mannitol-1-phosphate 5-dehydrogenase: MKAIHFGAGNIGRGFIGLLLHQSNYEVHFVDVNEKIIDEINQEGTYRVLLANDAKDEFTVSNIKGINSKANPQLAVEEIASADLVTTAIGPNILKFIAPLIADGLKARKANDGSFLNIIACENMIGGSTELKKFVFEHLNDEEKTWAEEYIGFPDSAVDRIVPNQSNEKLLDVLVEPFFEWVIDETKIKGEKPVIPDAHFVENLTAYIERKLFTVNTGHATTAYLGNRKDYKTISETIEHKDVEEKVLQVLSETGKVLVEKYKFDKDEHQKYIQKIIGRFANPHIVDDVKRVGRSPLRKLSRNDRLVAPAMEYIELFKEKPAGLVEVMASALLFFSGEDQESVELKELILDKGVEQAFSEVSGLPLDNQLVGAVSAAYKEMQ; this comes from the coding sequence ATGAAAGCTATCCATTTTGGAGCAGGAAATATTGGGAGAGGCTTTATCGGTCTCTTGTTACATCAATCAAATTATGAAGTTCACTTTGTGGATGTAAATGAAAAAATTATTGATGAAATAAATCAAGAGGGAACATACCGAGTTCTCCTTGCGAACGATGCGAAGGATGAATTTACAGTTTCGAATATTAAAGGCATTAACAGTAAGGCGAACCCTCAGCTGGCTGTCGAGGAAATAGCTTCAGCTGATTTAGTAACAACTGCTATCGGTCCGAACATCCTTAAGTTCATTGCACCATTGATTGCAGACGGATTAAAAGCAAGAAAAGCAAATGATGGTTCATTCTTAAATATTATCGCATGTGAAAACATGATAGGCGGCAGCACAGAATTAAAAAAATTCGTGTTTGAGCACTTAAATGATGAAGAAAAGACTTGGGCTGAAGAATATATCGGATTCCCTGATTCTGCAGTGGATCGAATTGTTCCGAACCAGTCGAATGAAAAGCTGCTTGATGTTCTTGTAGAGCCATTTTTTGAGTGGGTTATTGATGAAACAAAAATTAAAGGCGAAAAGCCTGTAATTCCAGATGCGCATTTTGTTGAGAATCTGACTGCTTATATTGAAAGAAAACTTTTCACAGTTAATACTGGTCATGCTACTACAGCTTATTTAGGTAACAGAAAAGATTATAAAACTATATCTGAAACAATCGAACATAAAGATGTTGAGGAAAAAGTGCTGCAAGTATTGAGTGAGACTGGAAAAGTACTTGTTGAAAAATACAAGTTCGACAAGGATGAGCATCAAAAATATATCCAAAAAATTATTGGCAGATTTGCAAACCCTCATATCGTTGACGATGTGAAAAGGGTTGGACGTTCTCCGCTTCGTAAGCTAAGCCGTAATGACCGTCTGGTTGCACCGGCAATGGAATATATAGAATTGTTTAAAGAAAAGCCTGCTGGTTTAGTAGAAGTTATGGCATCGGCTCTGCTGTTTTTCTCTGGAGAAGACCAAGAGTCAGTTGAGTTGAAAGAATTAATTTTGGATAAAGGTGTGGAACAAGCATTCAGTGAAGTTTCCGGACTGCCTTTAGACAATCAATTAGTTGGTGCTGTCTCTGCTGCTTACAAAGAAATGCAATAA
- a CDS encoding glycosyltransferase family 8 protein, translating to MNSSKTIHVVSSTDDNYVPHLGVMFVSLLENTQKNRKVQLYVLNGGITEKNKQWLQNTVAPYQTSIQFLDVDPKQYENAVESRHITKASYYRISIPDLISEPDIEKVLYIDSDTVVLEDVSSIYDQDISPNIAAAVIDCGLHDRLATLGVSEEANYFNAGIMLIDLKNWRENQITEKAFEYIKNATDEQLEYHDQDILNTLLCNKWLELHPKWNAQAYLLLKQRRLEFIDEIKKQEAFSKPAIVHFCGEEKPWLKGYVHPYKKTYYHFLAKTASGLEQGTSAKNF from the coding sequence ATGAATTCTAGCAAGACTATCCATGTAGTTTCTTCAACAGATGATAATTATGTTCCCCATCTAGGAGTAATGTTTGTCTCACTTCTAGAAAACACACAAAAAAACAGAAAGGTGCAGCTGTATGTCCTTAATGGCGGCATAACGGAGAAGAACAAACAATGGCTGCAAAACACTGTGGCCCCGTACCAAACTTCCATACAATTCCTGGACGTCGATCCAAAACAATATGAAAATGCAGTCGAAAGCAGACATATCACAAAAGCCTCCTATTATCGTATTTCCATTCCTGATTTAATTTCAGAACCAGATATTGAAAAGGTGCTTTATATTGACAGCGACACTGTTGTGCTTGAAGATGTCTCTTCCATTTATGATCAGGATATTTCTCCAAACATAGCTGCGGCTGTAATAGATTGTGGACTTCATGACAGATTAGCAACACTCGGTGTCAGTGAGGAAGCCAATTATTTCAATGCTGGTATCATGCTTATCGACTTAAAAAACTGGCGTGAGAACCAAATTACAGAGAAAGCCTTTGAGTATATTAAGAATGCAACAGATGAGCAGCTAGAATACCATGACCAAGATATTCTTAATACATTGCTTTGCAATAAGTGGCTGGAGCTTCATCCAAAATGGAATGCTCAGGCGTATTTATTGTTAAAACAGAGGAGATTAGAGTTTATAGATGAAATTAAAAAGCAAGAAGCCTTTAGCAAACCTGCCATCGTTCATTTCTGCGGAGAGGAAAAACCGTGGCTTAAAGGCTATGTTCATCCATATAAAAAGACATACTATCATTTCTTAGCTAAAACAGCGTCTGGATTAGAGCAAGGGACAAGCGCTAAGAATTTTTAA